A window from Bacteroidota bacterium encodes these proteins:
- a CDS encoding GH3 auxin-responsive promoter family protein, with amino-acid sequence MMYRFIQAYLTRRYAGLQHALHHPRQHQARILADLIRQGRKTKWGQAHGYSRLSGYDDFARQVPIHTYEAFYPYIERVLKGEPDVLWPGRVRWFAKSSGTTNAISKFIPIPPRSLHENHYAAGKDMLAVYLHNYTGTHPSRISTGKILSIGGSSELSRYNAHARYGDLSAVLIENMPRLYERGRAPSKRTALMHEWEAKLEAMAHETLRQHITGIAGVPTWTLVLLNKVMALAGTRDLHAIWPGLEVFFHGAVSFAPYRSQFRQLIPHPQMRYLETYNASEGFFALQTEPHVYDLALLPHRGIFYEFRRTGTDAVVPLWQVQAGVDYALLISTLGGLWRYEIGDTVRFTQAAAPYKLVISGRTQHFINAFGEEVVVGNTDQALARACHLTHAEVAEYTAAPIYQNDAGKGGHEWVIEFAQAPGNLGAFVSALDAELQQLNSDYAAKRYRDIALQLPLVHVVPPGTFHAWMKQRGKLGGQNKVPRLSNQRDYVEALLALQA; translated from the coding sequence ATGATGTACCGTTTCATACAGGCTTATCTGACGCGGCGCTATGCTGGCCTGCAGCATGCCCTGCACCACCCCCGCCAGCACCAGGCGCGCATACTGGCCGACCTGATACGCCAAGGCCGAAAGACAAAGTGGGGCCAGGCCCATGGCTATAGCCGCCTGAGCGGCTATGACGACTTTGCCCGCCAGGTGCCCATTCACACCTACGAGGCCTTTTATCCCTACATCGAGCGGGTGCTGAAGGGTGAGCCCGATGTGCTGTGGCCCGGCCGGGTAAGGTGGTTTGCCAAAAGCAGCGGCACTACCAATGCCATCAGCAAGTTTATCCCCATACCGCCCCGCAGCCTGCACGAAAACCACTACGCCGCCGGAAAGGACATGCTGGCCGTCTATCTGCACAACTATACCGGCACCCACCCCAGCCGCATCAGCACCGGCAAGATACTGAGTATAGGCGGCAGCAGCGAGCTAAGCCGCTACAACGCCCACGCCCGCTACGGAGACCTGAGCGCCGTACTGATAGAGAACATGCCCAGGCTGTATGAGCGCGGGCGAGCCCCCAGCAAGCGCACCGCCCTGATGCACGAATGGGAAGCCAAGCTGGAGGCCATGGCCCACGAGACCCTGCGCCAGCACATAACCGGCATAGCAGGCGTGCCCACCTGGACCCTGGTACTGCTGAACAAGGTAATGGCCCTGGCCGGTACGCGGGACCTGCACGCCATCTGGCCTGGCCTGGAGGTCTTCTTCCACGGTGCCGTAAGCTTCGCCCCCTACCGCAGCCAGTTCAGGCAGCTCATCCCCCACCCACAGATGCGCTACCTGGAGACCTACAACGCCAGCGAGGGCTTCTTTGCCCTACAGACCGAGCCCCACGTGTACGACCTGGCCCTGCTACCCCACCGTGGCATCTTCTACGAGTTTCGGCGCACCGGCACCGATGCGGTGGTGCCCCTGTGGCAGGTGCAAGCGGGCGTAGACTACGCCCTGCTCATCAGCACCCTGGGCGGCCTGTGGCGCTACGAGATAGGAGACACGGTGCGCTTTACCCAGGCCGCCGCCCCCTACAAGCTGGTCATCAGCGGGCGCACCCAGCACTTTATCAACGCCTTTGGCGAGGAGGTGGTGGTGGGCAATACAGACCAGGCCCTGGCCCGCGCCTGCCACCTTACCCATGCCGAGGTGGCCGAGTATACCGCCGCCCCCATCTACCAGAACGATGCGGGCAAAGGCGGCCACGAGTGGGTCATCGAGTTTGCCCAGGCACCCGGCAACCTCGGTGCCTTTGTTAGCGCCCTGGATGCCGAGCTACAGCAGCTGAACAGCGACTACGCCGCCAAGCGCTACAGAGACATAGCCCTGCAGCTACCCCTGGTGCATGTGGTGCCCCCCGGCACCTTCCACGCCTGGATGAAGCAGCGCGGCAAGCTGGGGGGCCAGAACAAGGTGCCCCGCCTGAGCAACCAGCGCGACTATGTAGAGGCCCTGCTGGCCCTGCAGGCGTAG